Below is a genomic region from Desulfobacter sp..
GCCTCACAACTGGCCGTGGGTGCAGGCACCTGTCTTTCTGCCACAGCCACAAGGTCCAGTTCTGTCTCCCCGCCCCCTTTTATGGCAGGGTTTGCCAAAATCGAGCTGGACCTTGAAACAGGCGAAGTTTTTGTGACCGATTATGTGGGGGTGGTGGACTGCGGCACCCCCATCAACATCAATCTTGCCAGGGTCCAGACCGAGGGCGGGATTGTCCAGGGCATTGGCATGGCCCTGTTTGAGGATATCACTTACAATGGTTCAGGAAAGATGATGAACCCAAGTTTCATGCAGTATAAAATCCCCTCCCGCCTGGACCTGGGAAATATCCAGGTGGCATTTAAAAGCTCCCACGAGCCCCAGGGTCCTTTTGGGGCCAAATCCATAGGCGAGGTGGTGATCAACACCCCGGCCCCGGCCATTGCCAACGCCATTGCCAACGCCATTGCCAACGCCTCGGGTCTGAGACTCAGACAACTTCCCATCACGGCAGAAGATGTGTTCATGGGGATCCATGGCCGATAAAAGAGTTACAAAGATATCGGGCCCAGGGGATTGGGGTCAAAGGCGAGGGAGACCTGGCCACGGGCATTTGTCACAGGTTATTCAAATCCGGATTCAAACAGATATTTATCATAGAAACCCATGCTCCCACCGTTCTGAGACGAAACACAGCCTTTGCCTCGGCTATGTTTGAAAACAAGTCCCAGGTGGAAAAGATTGCCGGGGTCAAAATCCAAGACGCGTCTCAAATCAAACACATCTGGCACCAGGGTCAAATCCCCGTGCTTGCCGATCCCGAATGGAAGGCTGTGAACCAAATCTCACCCCATGTGCTGGTGGACGCCATACTGGCCAAAAAAAACCTGGGCACCTCTATTTTGGATGCAGACCTGGTCATTGGTCTTGGACCCGGCTTTTCTGCCGGCCGGGATGTTCATCTGGTCATTGAAACCCAGCGGGGTCACGATCTTGGACGGATCATCACCCAAGGCTGCGCCCTGGCCAATACATCCGAGCCTGAAGCGGTGATGGGCATCAGTTCTCACCGGCTCATCCGGGCCCCGGGCCCGGGCAAATTTATCTCCACGGCCAATATCGGGGCATGGGTGGTTCAGGGCCAGGAGGTCGGCCATGTGGACGGCAAGCCTGTCCTCACAAAAATTTCAGGGGTGATCCGGGAACTTGTCCATGACGGGACAACGGTTGTTTTGGGCAAAAAAATCGGTGATGTGGATCCCAGGGGAAAGATCCGACACTGCCATACGATTTCAGACAAGGCCAGGTCCCTTGGCGGCTCGGTTTTAGAGGCAATCCTTGAACAATTCAACCCGAGATAATCCCGGGCCTGCCGGCATCATCCTGGCTGCGGGAATGGGACGGCGAATGGGTAAAACCAAACAATTGCTCCTTTTCCAGGGCAAGCCTGTTTTGGTTCATGTCCTTGAACAAGGTATCGCCGCAGGGCTTGATCCCCTCATCCTGGTGCTGGGGCACAGGGCA
It encodes:
- a CDS encoding EF2563 family selenium-dependent molybdenum hydroxylase system protein, whose protein sequence is MKELQRYRAQGIGVKGEGDLATGICHRLFKSGFKQIFIIETHAPTVLRRNTAFASAMFENKSQVEKIAGVKIQDASQIKHIWHQGQIPVLADPEWKAVNQISPHVLVDAILAKKNLGTSILDADLVIGLGPGFSAGRDVHLVIETQRGHDLGRIITQGCALANTSEPEAVMGISSHRLIRAPGPGKFISTANIGAWVVQGQEVGHVDGKPVLTKISGVIRELVHDGTTVVLGKKIGDVDPRGKIRHCHTISDKARSLGGSVLEAILEQFNPR